TTGAAGAAGGGGATCACCAGTTCGCGAAACATTATCATCAGGTCTGGAAAACCCTGTTTTACTGGCTGGATAAGCATTTTAAAAGGCCGGTCCCCTAAAGCGAGGAGTGTAAAAATTGTTGGGAAAGAAAGTGCTTCAAGGAAAGAAAAACCCTTCCCCGGCCCCGAACAGCAGGGAAGCAAGCCCCACCTACCGGGCCGCCGTGGATACGGGGGGTACATTCACGGATATCTGCCTGCTCCGGGAAGATACCGGCGAAATATTTATATCCAAGGTCCCCTCCACTCCATCTGATCCGGACCGGGCCGTGTTGGATGGCCTGGCCAGGGCGGCAACTGCGGCCGGGCTGGACCCGGCGGGATTAAAACTGCTCCTTCATGGCACCACTGTGGCCACCAACGCCCTCCTGGAAGGCAAGGGTGCACCGGTTGCCCTCCTGGTTACCCGGGGCTTTAAAGACCTTTTGCTCATCGGGAGGCAAAACCGGCCAGCCCTTTACGATTTCTGGGCGGTAAAACCCCGCCCCCTTGTTCCCCGCCGCCTTACCTTTGAGGTAACGGAACGGATCACGGCGGGCGGCCAGGTATACATTCCGCTGGATGAAGGGGAAGTGAAGGCCATTGTGGAAGAAATCCGCCGGGCCGGGGTATTTTCTATTGCCGTAAGCTTTCTGCACTCCTACGCCAACCCCCGGCACGAAGAACGGGTGCGGGAAATTATCGCCCGTGTTTACCCTGCCGCCCGGGTGACCCTTTCTTCAGACATCCTGCCTGAATTCCGGGAATACGAACGCACCAGTACCACCGCCATTAACGCCCTGGTTCAGCCCCGGATAGCCGATTATGTAGCCCGCCTGAAGGAAGGTTTAAAGGGCATCACCGGCCCGGGGATGCAAAGCAGAAGGCCACCCGGTTTGTTCATCATGCAGTCCAGCGGCGGCATGCTGACGGCCGACCAGGCCATGCGGGAAAGCGCCCGCACCGTTCTTTCCGGTCCCGCTGGCGGGGTTTTAGCCGGGCTGTTCCTGGCCCGCCAGACCGGCCGCCCCAATGTGATTACCGCCGATATGGGTGGCACCAGCATGGATATCTGCCTGATTAAAGGGAAACAACTGCGCTATACCACGGAGGGCACCATCGGCGGTTACCCGTTGAGCCTGCCCATGCTGGATATCCACACCATCGGGGCGGGCGGGGGCAGCATTGGCTGGGTGGACGGCGGTGGAGCCCTGCGGGTGGGGCCTGCCAGCGCCGGAGCCGCTCCCGGTCCGGCCTGCTACGGCCTGGGAGGAACGGAGCCTACGGTTACCGACGCCAACCTGGTGCTGGGACGCATCAATCCCAACCGGAGTTTAAATCCCGCGCTCACTTTACAGCCCCGGCTGGCCAGAAAATACCTGGAGGAAAAGATTGCCCGTCCTTTAAAACTTACCGTTGAAGAAGCCGCGGCAGGCATGATCCGGGTGGTAAATGCCGCCATGGCCCGGGCCGTACGGGTTGTTTCGGTCCAGCGGGGCCACGACCCCCGGGATTTCACCCTGGTCGCTTTCGGCGGGGCCGGGCCCCTGCACGCCGTGGAACTGGCTCGGGAGCTGAATATTCCCTACGTGCTCATTCCCCGTTACCCCGGGGTTACCTCCGCCCTGGGGATGCTCCATGCCGACGTGCGCCGTGATTACGTACGCACGGCGCTATTGCCTTTAAACGACACGGAGCCGGACCAACTGGCGGACCTTTACACACCTCTCGAAGAAAAAGGCCGCCGTGAGCTGGAACAGGAGGGATTCTCCCCCTCGGAGATCATTATTACCCGCCAGGCAGATTTACGCTACAGGGGCCAGTCCTATACCCTGACCCTGCCATTGCCCGCCGGTCAACTGGCTCCGGAAGACCTGGCCATTTTGCGGCGCAGCTTTCACCTGCTTCACCGGCAGGAATACGGATTTTGCCGTGAGGAAGCCCCTTTAGAGGTGGTCAACCTGCGGCTGGTGGCCATGGGAAGCCTGCCCCGCCCCGCCGTTTCCACACCCGTAAAAAAGAAAGGTTCAAGGTTGATGCCCGAACCGCTGGAAGAGCGGCCGGTGTACTTTGATGACCGCTTCTTACCCACACCGGTTTATCGCCGCAACCATCTGGAACCAGACATGAGCCTGAAGGGGCCGGCGGTAATTGAGCAATCCGACACCACCACCCTGGTCTGGCCCGGAACATCCGTACGGGTAGACCAGTGGGGCAATCTCATCATCCATGTGGGGGGAAGATAGGTGTCCCAATTAGATATAGACCCCGTACAACTGGAAGTAACCCGCCACGTCCTGCAATCGGTAGCCGAGGAAATGGGCGCCATCCTTACCAGAACGGCCCTTTCCCCCAATATCAAGGACCGCCGCGACTGTTCCACCGCCATCTACACCGCCGACGGCCGGCTGGTGGCCCAGGCGGAACACATTCCCCTGCATCTCGGCCTCATGCCTGCGGTGGTGCAGGCGGTGTTACGGGAATATCCCCTGGCGAAGCTTGAGGACGGCGATGCGGTCATCATCAACGACCCTTACATCAGCGGCTCCCACCTGCCCGACATCTGCGTGATCAGCCCCGTCTTTTACCGGAACAGGCCCCTGGCCCTGGTGGCCAATCTAGCCCACCATGTGGATGTGGGCGGTGCAGTCCCGGGCAGCATGTCCACCCTGGCCACGGAAATTTTCCAGGAGGGCATCCGTATACCGCCGGTTAAAATCCGCAGGCGGGGCAAGATCAACCAGGAGCTTTTAAAGCTGGTGTCCCACAACCTGCGGACCACCAGGGAGTTTCATGGTGATATCCAGGCTCAGCTTACAGCCAACGACCGGGGGATAAAAAGGCTTGTGGAGCTGGCGGAGCGCTACGGGGCAAATGCATTGAAGCAGCATATGGAACAAATCATCAGCTACACCCACCGGCGGCTCCTCGCTGCCTTAGAAATAATACCCCCGGGGACCTACGAGTTTGAAGATTTCCTGGAAGGGGACGGCCTGGAAGAAAAACCTATCAATATCCGGGTAGCCGTCACCCGGCACGGTAAAGGGCTTACGGTAGACTTCAGCGGTACCCACCCCCAGGTAAAAGGGCCGGTTAATGCAACCAGGGGGGTAACCCTGGCCTGTGTCTACTATGTGGTAAAGGCAGTGGTGGACCCCGATTTGCCTTCCAGTGACGGCCTCAACCGGGCTGTGGAGGTAGTTACACCCGAAGGCAGTCTGGTAAATCCCGTCTTCCCCGCCCCGGTAGCCCACGCCAACATTAATACAGCCCAGCGCATTGCCGACGTGCTCCTGGGTGCCCTGGCTCGGGCGGTGCCGGAGCGGGTAACGGCAGCGGGAACGGGAAGCATGAGCAATTTCACCGCAGGCGGCGTCGACCCCACCACCGGCACCTACTATTCCTACGTGGAAACATACGGCGGCGGCCAGGGAGCAAAACACAACCAGGACGGGATGGACGGGGTGCACGTGCACATGACCAACACCCGCAACACGCCGGTGGAAGTAATCGAGCAGTCTTACCCGCTAAGGGTGGAGCGCTACGCCCTGGTTCCCGATTCGGGTGGGGCCGGAAAACACCGGGGCGGCCTGGGCATGGTGCGGGAAATCACCGTTTTAAGGGGAGAAGCCACAGTTGCGGTAAGCACTGAACGGGCAAAATCGCCGCCCTGGGGCCTGGCAGGCGGTTTGCCGGGACAGAGGGCAATGGCCGGAGTGGTCCGGCAGGCAAACCCCGCCTTTGCAACCCCGGGTTTGGACGGGGGTTCTACCGGACGGCTACCGGCAGCAGTGGCGGTAAGAACAGAAAGATACGGGATACAGGAATCCAAAGGGGGAAAATTTACCTGCCGGGTACCGGCGGGAACCACCATTATCCTGCAAACCGCCGGCGGGGGTGGTTACGGTCACCCCCTGGAACGGAATCCGGAGCTGGTGCGGCAGGATGTGCTGGAAGGGCTGGTCAGCCGCCGGGCCGCAGAAGAAGTGTACGGGGTCGTATTCTCCGCAGATCTTGAGGTAGACTATGAGGCCACCGTCAGGCAGCGGAAA
Above is a genomic segment from Desulfofundulus luciae containing:
- a CDS encoding hydantoinase/oxoprolinase family protein, translating into MLGKKVLQGKKNPSPAPNSREASPTYRAAVDTGGTFTDICLLREDTGEIFISKVPSTPSDPDRAVLDGLARAATAAGLDPAGLKLLLHGTTVATNALLEGKGAPVALLVTRGFKDLLLIGRQNRPALYDFWAVKPRPLVPRRLTFEVTERITAGGQVYIPLDEGEVKAIVEEIRRAGVFSIAVSFLHSYANPRHEERVREIIARVYPAARVTLSSDILPEFREYERTSTTAINALVQPRIADYVARLKEGLKGITGPGMQSRRPPGLFIMQSSGGMLTADQAMRESARTVLSGPAGGVLAGLFLARQTGRPNVITADMGGTSMDICLIKGKQLRYTTEGTIGGYPLSLPMLDIHTIGAGGGSIGWVDGGGALRVGPASAGAAPGPACYGLGGTEPTVTDANLVLGRINPNRSLNPALTLQPRLARKYLEEKIARPLKLTVEEAAAGMIRVVNAAMARAVRVVSVQRGHDPRDFTLVAFGGAGPLHAVELARELNIPYVLIPRYPGVTSALGMLHADVRRDYVRTALLPLNDTEPDQLADLYTPLEEKGRRELEQEGFSPSEIIITRQADLRYRGQSYTLTLPLPAGQLAPEDLAILRRSFHLLHRQEYGFCREEAPLEVVNLRLVAMGSLPRPAVSTPVKKKGSRLMPEPLEERPVYFDDRFLPTPVYRRNHLEPDMSLKGPAVIEQSDTTTLVWPGTSVRVDQWGNLIIHVGGR
- a CDS encoding hydantoinase B/oxoprolinase family protein yields the protein MSQLDIDPVQLEVTRHVLQSVAEEMGAILTRTALSPNIKDRRDCSTAIYTADGRLVAQAEHIPLHLGLMPAVVQAVLREYPLAKLEDGDAVIINDPYISGSHLPDICVISPVFYRNRPLALVANLAHHVDVGGAVPGSMSTLATEIFQEGIRIPPVKIRRRGKINQELLKLVSHNLRTTREFHGDIQAQLTANDRGIKRLVELAERYGANALKQHMEQIISYTHRRLLAALEIIPPGTYEFEDFLEGDGLEEKPINIRVAVTRHGKGLTVDFSGTHPQVKGPVNATRGVTLACVYYVVKAVVDPDLPSSDGLNRAVEVVTPEGSLVNPVFPAPVAHANINTAQRIADVLLGALARAVPERVTAAGTGSMSNFTAGGVDPTTGTYYSYVETYGGGQGAKHNQDGMDGVHVHMTNTRNTPVEVIEQSYPLRVERYALVPDSGGAGKHRGGLGMVREITVLRGEATVAVSTERAKSPPWGLAGGLPGQRAMAGVVRQANPAFATPGLDGGSTGRLPAAVAVRTERYGIQESKGGKFTCRVPAGTTIILQTAGGGGYGHPLERNPELVRQDVLEGLVSRRAAEEVYGVVFSADLEVDYEATVRQRKKLRHKEQ